From Echinicola soli, a single genomic window includes:
- the ftsA gene encoding cell division protein FtsA: protein METEKLIVGLDIGTTKICAIIGRKNEFGKLEVLGMGKAVSDGVIRGIVTNIDKTVNAIQKAVYEASDMAEVDIREVIVGIAGQHIRSSVHHGVIIRNTKDDEITIEDVRRLSNDMENIVVPPGNTIIHVMPQDYTVDYEDGIKDPVGMSGARLEADFHIITAQTTAINNINRCVKRAELYSKDLILEPLASSLSVLSDLDKEAGCCLVDIGGGTTDIAIFYDNIIRHTAVIPFGGNIITSDIKEGCMVMQNQAELLKTKFGRAISEEANPNEIVSIPGLRNRPPKEISVKNLAHIIEARMEEIIEMVQSEIVASGLYKKLAGGIVLTGGGSQLQGVGQLFEYMTGLDTRIGYPNEHLGKSKIEEVKSPMFATTVGLVLAGFKALDDREDIYRQRQVPGRQEKRAELPGKDIFGSIRRRLKDFITDDLGDEENY, encoded by the coding sequence ATGGAAACTGAAAAATTAATCGTAGGACTGGACATTGGCACCACGAAGATTTGTGCGATCATCGGGCGCAAGAATGAATTTGGAAAACTGGAAGTTCTTGGCATGGGCAAGGCCGTTTCGGATGGTGTGATCCGCGGTATTGTGACCAATATTGACAAGACGGTAAATGCTATTCAGAAGGCAGTATATGAAGCTTCAGATATGGCAGAAGTAGATATCCGCGAGGTTATCGTGGGTATTGCCGGACAACATATCCGAAGCTCTGTGCATCACGGGGTGATCATCCGAAACACCAAGGATGATGAGATTACCATCGAGGATGTGCGTCGCCTTTCCAATGACATGGAGAACATTGTAGTGCCTCCAGGAAATACGATTATTCACGTGATGCCGCAGGATTATACAGTGGATTATGAAGATGGTATCAAAGACCCTGTGGGCATGTCCGGAGCCCGCTTGGAAGCAGATTTCCATATCATCACTGCCCAGACCACAGCTATCAATAATATCAACCGATGCGTAAAACGAGCAGAGCTTTATTCCAAAGACCTGATTCTTGAGCCATTGGCAAGTTCACTTTCCGTTCTCAGTGATTTGGACAAAGAGGCTGGTTGCTGCTTGGTGGATATTGGTGGCGGTACCACAGACATAGCTATTTTCTACGATAATATCATCCGTCATACCGCCGTCATCCCATTTGGTGGCAATATCATTACTTCTGATATCAAGGAGGGATGTATGGTGATGCAGAACCAGGCGGAGCTACTGAAGACGAAGTTTGGTCGTGCCATATCGGAAGAGGCCAACCCAAATGAAATTGTTTCCATTCCTGGTTTGAGAAACCGTCCTCCAAAAGAGATTTCGGTCAAGAACCTGGCACATATCATTGAAGCCAGAATGGAAGAGATCATCGAGATGGTCCAATCGGAAATTGTGGCCAGCGGTCTATACAAAAAACTGGCAGGAGGCATCGTGCTTACTGGCGGTGGCTCGCAGCTACAGGGAGTAGGGCAGCTTTTTGAATATATGACAGGCTTGGATACGCGTATTGGCTATCCAAATGAGCACCTTGGCAAATCCAAGATCGAAGAAGTGAAGAGCCCAATGTTTGCCACTACGGTGGGATTGGTGCTGGCAGGCTTTAAAGCACTGGATGATAGAGAGGACATTTACCGTCAGCGTCAGGTTCCAGGAAGGCAAGAAAAGCGTGCTGAATTGCCGGGAAAGGATATCTTTGGCAGTATTCGCAGAAGATTAAAGGATTTTATAACAGACGATTTAGGAGATGAGGAAAACTACTGA
- a CDS encoding NADPH-dependent FMN reductase — protein sequence MIKIIIGTNRKNALSKTIASQYQEILKEKGVESSIIDLRELPDDFVFSALYENNGQNQAYNALHADVKAGSKFVFIVPEYNGSFPGILKSFIDGMTYPNTFRGKKCAMVGLSSGIGGGGIALSHLTDIFHYLGMHVLANKPKLAKIEENMSNNLLTNKFYIDLLKTQAAMLIDF from the coding sequence ATGATAAAAATAATCATTGGTACCAATAGAAAAAATGCGTTATCCAAGACCATCGCTTCCCAGTACCAAGAAATTCTAAAAGAGAAGGGAGTCGAATCAAGCATCATTGACCTGAGAGAACTTCCTGATGATTTTGTATTTTCGGCCCTTTATGAAAACAATGGTCAAAACCAAGCCTACAATGCCCTTCACGCAGACGTAAAAGCAGGTAGCAAATTTGTATTTATCGTTCCGGAGTATAACGGATCATTTCCAGGGATCCTAAAATCATTTATTGACGGGATGACTTATCCCAATACGTTCAGAGGTAAAAAGTGTGCCATGGTAGGCCTGTCTTCAGGAATAGGCGGCGGTGGCATCGCATTGAGCCACCTTACCGACATATTCCACTACTTGGGCATGCACGTCCTGGCCAATAAGCCAAAACTTGCAAAAATTGAGGAAAATATGTCTAATAACTTGCTCACCAACAAGTTTTACATAGACCTTTTAAAAACCCAAGCAGCAATGTTGATTGACTTTTAG
- the ftsZ gene encoding cell division protein FtsZ, whose amino-acid sequence MRDYKFDIPKNHKSIIKVIGVGGGGSNAVNHMFGQGIKDVEFVVVNTDAQALKSSPVPLKLQIGANLTEGLGAGANPEKGKNAALESKEEIRELLADNTKMVFITAGMGGGTGTGAAPVLAKIAKDMDILTVGIVTAPFIFEGRKKTGAAQKGIEELRSNCDTVLVILNDKLREVYGNLPIRAAFGKADNVLTTAAKSIAEIITVHQDVNVDFEDVKTVMKDAGAAVMGSATEEMEGRAIKAAEKAIASPLLNNVDIKGAQKILLSIMSGEEEELSMDELSEITEYIQDRAGDDAEVIFGQGIDPDLKKSIRVTVIATGFQAGQLAKGTYGEEAKPQQEESTKKVIDLDSGKTTKVEEENNASAGQTFTFTIQQPTPANNHKQEEQQSTSPANQQPQVDTENEHAQEDGEFEFVPANPQKKVTPLYDDEPAQPKAQLQESNSASQTGYANEYYEQIKQKAMQRAHERFERLKNLRAVNQTPDEFKEKLDTPAYLRKNVKLQDVQHSSETNISKFNLNDDNEILGNNRFLHDNVD is encoded by the coding sequence ATGAGAGATTACAAATTTGATATTCCTAAAAACCACAAATCTATCATCAAGGTGATAGGTGTGGGAGGAGGTGGTTCCAATGCCGTGAACCACATGTTTGGACAAGGAATAAAGGATGTGGAGTTTGTGGTAGTCAATACGGACGCCCAGGCGCTGAAGAGCAGCCCGGTACCGTTAAAGCTACAGATAGGCGCCAACCTGACCGAGGGACTTGGTGCAGGGGCCAATCCGGAAAAAGGCAAAAATGCAGCCCTGGAAAGCAAAGAAGAAATCCGGGAGCTATTGGCGGACAATACCAAGATGGTATTCATTACCGCTGGAATGGGCGGAGGAACCGGTACGGGAGCCGCTCCGGTATTGGCAAAGATCGCCAAGGATATGGATATCCTTACTGTGGGAATAGTGACCGCTCCATTTATTTTTGAAGGCCGTAAGAAGACAGGTGCCGCCCAAAAAGGGATCGAAGAACTAAGGTCCAATTGTGATACGGTGTTGGTCATCCTTAATGACAAACTGCGAGAGGTTTATGGCAACCTGCCCATTCGCGCTGCATTTGGAAAAGCCGATAACGTCTTGACCACTGCTGCGAAATCCATCGCTGAGATCATCACTGTTCATCAGGATGTAAACGTCGATTTTGAGGATGTGAAGACGGTAATGAAAGATGCCGGGGCAGCCGTGATGGGCTCTGCTACCGAAGAGATGGAAGGTCGTGCCATCAAGGCAGCCGAGAAAGCCATCGCTTCGCCATTGCTGAACAATGTGGACATCAAAGGTGCCCAAAAAATCCTATTGTCGATTATGTCCGGTGAGGAAGAAGAACTTTCTATGGATGAATTGAGCGAGATCACCGAATATATCCAAGACAGGGCAGGTGATGATGCAGAGGTGATTTTTGGCCAAGGCATCGATCCGGATTTGAAAAAATCGATCCGTGTGACAGTAATTGCTACCGGTTTTCAGGCGGGCCAGCTAGCCAAAGGAACCTATGGCGAAGAAGCCAAGCCTCAGCAGGAAGAAAGCACCAAAAAGGTGATCGACCTGGATTCCGGAAAGACCACCAAGGTGGAAGAGGAAAACAACGCTTCTGCAGGTCAGACGTTTACCTTTACCATTCAGCAGCCTACTCCTGCCAATAACCACAAGCAGGAGGAGCAGCAATCCACAAGCCCTGCCAACCAGCAGCCCCAAGTGGATACCGAAAACGAACATGCCCAAGAAGATGGGGAGTTTGAATTCGTTCCTGCTAATCCGCAGAAAAAGGTGACACCACTTTATGATGATGAACCAGCGCAGCCAAAAGCGCAGCTACAGGAAAGCAATAGCGCATCACAAACAGGTTATGCCAATGAATATTATGAGCAAATCAAGCAAAAGGCCATGCAAAGAGCACATGAGCGATTTGAACGGCTTAAAAACCTCAGGGCGGTCAACCAAACTCCTGATGAATTTAAAGAAAAGCTTGATACGCCAGCTTATTTAAGAAAAAATGTAAAACTCCAGGATGTGCAACATAGCTCAGAAACCAATATCTCTAAGTTCAACTTAAATGATGATAATGAGATTCTGGGCAATAACCGGTTTTTACATGATAATGTTGATTAA